A single Mesomycoplasma ovipneumoniae DNA region contains:
- a CDS encoding serine protease produces the protein MKKFTKKYGFIGLFLALNLGILLANVGLLTNNWIKLSPKINHESLLKSIVEIKLQKNDDISFATGFVIDNKIITNKHILENSDEIDIFYRFANEKDYKKTKIIKISPNYDILSLELNTQVKNLEIEEKFDYGDEIFTIGNPHNLGLTINKGIVSGTNKITNQNFVRTSITIEPGNSGGPVLNTKNKVIGIMTFRLINEKPVQGISFFVPSSNIKEFLNSN, from the coding sequence ATGAAAAAATTCACTAAAAAATACGGGTTTATTGGTTTATTTTTGGCTCTAAATCTTGGAATTTTGTTAGCAAACGTTGGTTTGCTAACAAATAATTGAATAAAACTCAGCCCAAAAATTAACCATGAAAGTCTTTTAAAGTCAATTGTTGAAATTAAGCTTCAAAAAAACGATGATATTTCTTTTGCTACCGGTTTTGTTATAGATAATAAAATTATTACAAATAAACACATTCTTGAAAATAGCGATGAAATCGATATTTTTTATCGCTTTGCAAATGAAAAAGACTACAAAAAAACTAAAATAATAAAAATTTCACCAAACTATGACATATTAAGTTTGGAACTAAACACACAAGTTAAAAATCTTGAAATAGAAGAAAAATTTGATTATGGCGATGAAATTTTTACAATTGGAAATCCACATAATCTTGGCTTAACAATCAACAAAGGAATAGTTTCAGGAACTAATAAAATAACTAATCAAAATTTTGTTAGAACTAGTATCACAATTGAGCCAGGAAATAGTGGTGGTCCTGTTTTAAATACTAAAAATAAAGTAATCGGGATAATGACGTTTCGGCTTATAAATGAAAAACCAGTTCAAGGTATTTCTTTTTTTGTACCTTCAAGCAATATAAAAGAATTTTTAAATTCAAATTAA
- a CDS encoding IS1634 family transposase: MKKQNLVLFNVWGNSKDKLYKYVGWTQGYGKSPKRWFSLGNVQNLEKINPNAIQIIKEKLKLFSNLDDMHKVKIALLDSIKNSTIIEGSVFVGGELIEKLIEKHNIFESLPKSRHKNMKEIFNYLISKRITDPGSIINAFDKKDDYSNQINTSKNSFYRLLDLVFESQNQLLDSLNKMVTSELGKRDSEFYFDSSTVYFETFERNGLRIPGYSKDAKFKEDQIVIGLACDKNGIPFHIKVFKGNTGDSSTLIPFVLDVESKYNIKNMTIIADRGMSTAANIRFLESRNYNFIISYHAKVGTQKFKNYLLDPSDYVNVSADFKYKKEEFYSSYKNKRYTENIRRRIITYSTKRAIKDRKAREEQIQSFIKKQNKDGFIEVNKLFGKKPKYFKEISNMKFELDQSKIDKDKQFDGYYVYETNILNLNVLDIVGKYQKQWNIEANFRSLKGLLNIRPVFLRIDEHILAHTLLCFISLVILKTIIFKINKHIADKKLFENSQLTEVGLVTMLQKLRQRVEFNTLDQQITFKNRDGVPSDPNIWNRYDFYHDVLINQ, encoded by the coding sequence ATGAAAAAGCAAAATTTGGTTTTATTTAATGTTTGAGGAAACTCGAAAGATAAACTATATAAATATGTTGGCTGAACACAAGGTTATGGCAAATCTCCAAAACGGTGATTTAGTTTAGGAAATGTGCAAAATTTGGAAAAAATTAATCCAAATGCTATTCAAATTATCAAAGAAAAATTGAAATTGTTTTCAAATTTAGATGACATGCATAAAGTCAAGATTGCTTTACTTGATTCTATTAAAAATTCCACCATAATCGAAGGTTCGGTTTTTGTTGGCGGGGAATTAATTGAAAAACTTATTGAAAAGCACAATATTTTTGAATCACTTCCTAAAAGTAGACATAAAAATATGAAAGAAATTTTTAACTACTTAATTTCAAAACGGATCACCGATCCTGGCAGCATTATTAATGCTTTTGATAAAAAGGATGACTACTCAAATCAAATAAATACTTCCAAAAATAGCTTTTATAGACTCTTAGATCTTGTTTTTGAGTCACAAAATCAACTTTTAGACAGTCTTAATAAAATGGTAACAAGTGAACTTGGAAAAAGGGACAGTGAATTTTATTTTGACTCATCAACAGTCTATTTTGAGACATTTGAAAGAAATGGATTAAGAATTCCTGGTTATTCTAAAGATGCTAAATTCAAAGAAGATCAAATTGTCATTGGCTTAGCGTGTGATAAAAATGGTATTCCTTTTCATATTAAAGTTTTTAAAGGAAATACCGGCGATTCTAGTACATTAATCCCTTTTGTATTAGATGTTGAATCCAAATATAATATAAAAAATATGACAATAATCGCTGATCGTGGTATGTCAACTGCTGCAAATATTCGATTTCTTGAATCAAGAAACTATAATTTCATTATTTCTTATCATGCAAAGGTAGGGACTCAAAAATTTAAAAATTATTTACTAGATCCAAGCGATTATGTTAATGTAAGCGCGGATTTTAAGTATAAAAAAGAAGAATTTTATTCATCTTATAAGAATAAAAGATACACCGAAAATATTAGAAGAAGAATTATTACTTACAGTACAAAAAGAGCGATAAAAGACAGAAAAGCTCGCGAGGAGCAAATCCAAAGTTTTATTAAAAAACAAAATAAAGACGGTTTTATTGAAGTAAACAAATTGTTTGGTAAAAAACCTAAATATTTTAAGGAAATTTCAAACATGAAATTTGAATTGGATCAAAGCAAAATTGACAAAGACAAACAATTTGATGGCTACTATGTTTATGAAACAAATATACTAAATTTGAATGTTTTAGACATAGTTGGAAAATACCAAAAACAGTGGAATATTGAAGCTAATTTTAGAAGTCTAAAAGGTTTATTGAATATTCGCCCCGTATTTTTAAGAATTGACGAGCATATTCTAGCTCACACACTTTTGTGTTTTATCTCACTAGTTATTTTAAAAACTATAATATTTAAAATCAACAAACATATTGCTGATAAAAAATTATTTGAAAACAGTCAATTAACTGAAGTTGGTTTAGTAACAATGTTGCAAAAATTAAGGCAAAGGGTTGAATTTAACACTTTAGATCAGCAAATAACATTTAAAAATCGCGATGGTGTTCCTAGTGATCCGAATATTTGAAATAGGTATGATTTTTACCATGATGTGTTAATAAATCAGTAA